One Algoriphagus sp. Y33 genomic window, TCTTTCAGCTTTTATCGTCCCTCTCAATCGCACCATACAGGAATTGAAATAAAATCTCAACCAACACAAGACAGAATTAAGCTTTACTCTCAATCGCACCATACAGGAATTGAAATATAAAAAGTGGGATCGTGAAATAAAGGTTAAATTTCCTCTCAATCGCACCATACAGGAATTGAAATCCTCAGGATTGGCAGGAGTAGGTGTTACGGGAAACACTCTCAATCGCACCATACAGGAATTGAAATTAGATCCAGAGTTCTTTAGCTGCCTGCTTAACTCCTCTCTCAATCGCACCATACAGGAATTGAAATTTGCTGATTTTACAGTATCTTTTAACCTATCAACTCTCTCAATCGCACCATACAGGAATTGAAATCATATTTAAATGATAGATCGTTTATGTAATCAAGCCTCTCAATCCCACCATACAGGAATTGAAATTCATTTGGATGATTATTACCTATTCGATTACTGTACTCTCAATCGCACCATACAGGAATTGAAATATCCATCAATTTTTAAAAGAGTCCCACTTCCAGAATCTCTCAATCGCACCATACAGGAATTGAAATGAAGTAAGGAACTTATTTCCCGTAGGAAGTGAGCTGCTCTCAATCGCACCATACAGGAATTGAAATGCTCGCCATCCTGGTATGGCTTGCTTTGCTGTTTGTCTCTCAATCGCACCATACAGGAATTGAAATAGGTGTCCAGTCTGTGTGTCTTGCATTCATCATAATCTCTCAATCGCACCATACAGGAATTGAAATAAGCCTCTCCTAAATAAGTTCCCGCTGCATCCCCATCTCTCAATCGCACCATACAGGAATTGAAATCGAAAGGAATTACCCGTGATTGCTTGAATCTTTCGCCTCTCAATCGCACCATACAGGAATTGAAATAAGTTTTAGTCGGGGGAGGGCCTCCTTCAACTAAACTCTCAATCGCACCATACAGGAATTGAAATACGTTAGGGGCAACAAAGGACACTTTAAGCACATCTCTCAATCGCACCATACAGGAATTGAAATGCGTAAGGTTCATAATCAACGAACTCTACAGGAATCTCTCAATCGCACCATACAGGAATTGAAATAAAAAAATGAAAACATCACATAAAATTGCACGGGCCTCTCAATCGCACCATACAGGAATTGAAATTATCGGCTCAGACCGTGGCTTTTGATTGCGAATGGGCTCTCAATCGCACCATACAGGAATTGAAATAAAAAGAGTACGCCAATCAATAGCATTCCAACATTGCTCTCAATCGCACCATACAGGAATTGAAATCCAGCTAAGTGTAATGGATAGAGTGCCACCACCTTCTCTCAATCGCACCATACAGGAATTGAAATAATTTCAATTATCAGGACTTGGACGAATTCAACAAACTCTCAATCGCACCATACAGGAATTGAAATACTAGTACTTCTCCTTATTTTTCTTGGGTGGTTTTTCTCTCAATCGCACCATACAGGAATTGAAATATTGAAAGAGGTCGTGGAAGATCTGAAATATTATGTCTCTCAATCGCACCATACAGGAATTGAAATTGATTGCTTGAATCTTTCGCTATGTATACGTACCCTCTCTCAATCGCACCATACAGGAATTGAAATATGTTGGGCATTTTCTAAGGTGTAACCCCTATCGTCCTCTCAATCGCACCATACAGGAATTGAAATCCCTTACAACACACCCGCCAAAGTCCCTCCTAAATACTCTCAATCGCACCATACAGGAATTGAAATAAATTGATTGCCGTTTGAACTGCTTCTTTGCTTCTTCTCTCAATCGCACCATACAGGAATTGAAATAAAATGGTGCAATCCGAATGGAGCATGCTTACGTATCTCTCAATCGCACCATACAGGAATTGAAATGCGATTGAGACTCTCCGAAAATGGAATTTCCTTTTTCTCTCAATCGCACCATACAGGAATTGAAATATCAGTCTTTTTCTTTACACTTTGGCTTTCAAATGCTCTCAATCGCACCATACAGGAATTGAAATCCAACTAAGTATAATGGATAGCGTGCCACCACCTTTCTCTCAATCGCACCATACAGGAATTGAAATATTGTAGAAGTTTTCCCATTCGAAAGACCTGAATACTCTCAATCGCACCATACAGGAATTGAAATACTATACAAAAAGTCTTCTTCATAATAAAGTTCCGGCCCTCAATCGCACCATACAGGAATTGAAATCTCGCTAGAATAGATTCTAGAATACGTGTAACCTCGCTCTCAATCGCACCATACAGGAATTGAAATATCATGGATAGTAAAATCAAGCCTCCCAACACAGGGCTCTCAATCGCACCATACAGGAATTGAAATGCATCTGGATTAGTTTGATGAGAGGGTTTTTGGGATCTCTCAATCGCACCATACAGGAATTGAAATAACTGACATCGGGCGATAAGGTTACTTTACCCGTGCTCTCAATCGCACCATACAGGAATTGAAATGTGTGCTGTGCACGATTCTGGAAGTAGCCCGAAATCCTCTCAATCGCACCATACAGGAATTGAAATGATCGATGATGCATTTATCCCTGCTGGATGGCCGGACTCTCAATCGCACCATACAGGAATTGAAATAGGCTGCTGCTTATTATGCTGCTGATGTTGACGACTCTCTCAATCGCACCATACAGGAATTGAAATCATAAAAGAGATCGAGTCTGGATTGTTGCCTACTCCCTCTCAATCGCACCATACAGGAATTGAAATATAGCCATTTCGGCAGTCTGGACATAATACTAAACTCTCAATCGCACCATTCAGGAATTGAAATAGGCCGCTTGAATTCGTTCGTCCACGTATGCTGGTCTCTCAATTGTATATTCTGACCCATCTTGGGTTCGTCGTCAATTTTGGTGAAAGAATGTTAATAAAATACACATTATTATTTTGTGGTAACCCCGCTTCCTTTTTTGAATCCCAGCCCCATTTTTTCAATTAATTTGTAGGACTGGCTGGGTTTATAATCAACTTCAAACTGTTCTTTTATCACTTTAAGAATACCAGGGCCTGACCAATTTTTGGCATTGATCCCGTAATCTTCCGGTGATTTTTCCAGAACTATGGTTCTGATTTTATCCATCTGTTGATCTGTAAGGTAGGACTTCCTCCCTCTTCCTGACCTGTTTTCCAATCCTTCTACTCCATTTTGCTCGAAACGGTGGACCCAGTTAACCACCTGTTTGAAACTGATCCCGTACCATGACGCAACCTCTCTGCTTGAATGGCCCCTTGCCACATGGTAAACCATATTCAGACGTGTTGCCAGCAGAAAATCAGCGTTGTTTTTCAAAATTTCTGTTATTTCTTCCGGAGTCTTTCTGCTTATTTTTAATACAGGCTTGCCCATGATGTTAGGTTTAATCGGTATAAATATATAATTTATTTGTGTATTTAATAAACATTTTATATGGTCATTCCTTCCTTTATTATCCCTTCAGGCCTCAAACTTTCAAAGGCGGTTCTTATCAGCCAGGACCCCGGTCTGTTGATTGTAGCGGGATCCGCCCAGAAACGGTCTGCGTGCCCATGCTGTGGAAAAAGGAGTAAATCCGTTCACGGGTTTTATGACAGATCACTCGCTGACCTGCCCGTTTCAGGCCGGGAAGTCAAAGTTATCCTACGTGTCAGAAAGCTCTTCTGTAAAAACAGGAAATGTTCCCGAAAAGTCTTTACAGAACGGTTTGTTGATCAGATCAAGCCCTACGGCAGATGTTTTTCCAGATCAGCCGGCCTGGTCAGATCAGTGGGCACTGAGCTTGGTGGGAATAAAGGTGCCGCCCTCTGTAAGGTAATCGGGTATCCCATCAGTTCATCTACTGTTTTGAGGACTCTCAAAGGGATCATTGTTTCTGTCAGAACATTGACTTCGGGAACCATTGGTGTAGATGACTGGGCCTTTAAAAAAGGGAGGAACTACGGCACTATCATTGTCGACCTGATCAATAAAGAAGTTATCGGTCTGCTTGCGGCCAGGAAGCCGACACGCTTGCAGATTGGCTGAAAGGCCACCCTGAAGTTCACACCGTATCCAGGGACAGGGCAAGTGTCTATGCGCTGGGTATCAGAAAAGGTGCCCCTGATGCCATTCAGGTAGCTGATAGGTTTCATCTTCTGGTTAATCTTAAGGATGCCTTTAAGAGATCCCTGAGAAAGCACAGTCCGGTGATCAAAAAGTGCTTTGAAGAAATGGGATCCGGACAGGCGGACTTACTTACAACCGAAGATGGGAAAGCAATAGAAGAAATGGAATCGGAGTCCAGGGATATCCCGGCCTTATCTTCCCCGACAGAAGGGGAAACACGGATGGTGGGGAATGTCGGCCCGGATAGACAGTTTAAGTTTCAAAAAGCCAGGGAGCTTCATAAAGAAGGCTATGGCATCAAAGCTATTGCCAAACAGCTTGGAGCGGGAAGGAAAACAATCAGAAAGTACCTTGCCTCTGAGTGCCTGGTCTCAAGAGAGATAAACCGGAGCAGGATCCTGACCAACTTTTGTGATTTTGAATCTGAATTGATAAAGCTTAGCCAGACCAATACCACCTACTTAAACCTTTTCAACCACATAACAGAAAAGGGTTTTAATGGAAAGTATAGCCAGTTCTGTGAGCGGATGAATAAACGGGGCAACGATGGAAAAGCCGCAAAGACGAGAGGGAACAAGGTGCTCCCGTTGCTCAGGCCGGTTAAGACCTGGTCCCTGTCAAAACTGGCATTCATCGCCTTGGCAAAGGCCGGGACTTTGAAAGAAGAAGATCAAAAATACCTGGACATATTGCTACAAAAATCACCTGAAATCAAAAACACCACTGATTTAGCCCATTCCTTCCGCCAACTGTTTGTAGCCAAAGAAGAGGGCAGTTTAACGGAGTGGATAAAAATTGCAGGCGCCGAAGGTTCAGCACTCAAAGGGTTTGCAAAAGGGATAAACCAGGATTATGGGGCAGTAAACCAAGCCGTCATATCAACGATAAGCAACGGGCAAGTAGAAGGGCAGGTCAATAGACTCAAAACCATCAAAAGAAACAT contains:
- a CDS encoding transposase; the protein is MIKKCFEEMGSGQADLLTTEDGKAIEEMESESRDIPALSSPTEGETRMVGNVGPDRQFKFQKARELHKEGYGIKAIAKQLGAGRKTIRKYLASECLVSREINRSRILTNFCDFESELIKLSQTNTTYLNLFNHITEKGFNGKYSQFCERMNKRGNDGKAAKTRGNKVLPLLRPVKTWSLSKLAFIALAKAGTLKEEDQKYLDILLQKSPEIKNTTDLAHSFRQLFVAKEEGSLTEWIKIAGAEGSALKGFAKGINQDYGAVNQAVISTISNGQVEGQVNRLKTIKRNMYGRAGFELLRKIVLANSS
- a CDS encoding helix-turn-helix domain-containing protein, which produces MGKPVLKISRKTPEEITEILKNNADFLLATRLNMVYHVARGHSSREVASWYGISFKQVVNWVHRFEQNGVEGLENRSGRGRKSYLTDQQMDKIRTIVLEKSPEDYGINAKNWSGPGILKVIKEQFEVDYKPSQSYKLIEKMGLGFKKGSGVTTK
- a CDS encoding transposase family protein, which gives rise to MVIPSFIIPSGLKLSKAVLISQDPGLLIVAGSAQKRSACPCCGKRSKSVHGFYDRSLADLPVSGREVKVILRVRKLFCKNRKCSRKVFTERFVDQIKPYGRCFSRSAGLVRSVGTELGGNKGAALCKVIGYPISSSTVLRTLKGIIVSVRTLTSGTIGVDDWAFKKGRNYGTIIVDLINKEVIGLLAARKPTRLQIG